From one Geminocystis sp. M7585_C2015_104 genomic stretch:
- the pstA gene encoding phosphate ABC transporter permease PstA, translating into MTNLKLEDIKENIKRRQIASQIFAIVGLLLIFFALFTLLALTVKMFIDGLPRLSWKFFTSFPSRRAEEAGILSAWVGTAVVMLMTAVFAIPIGVASGIYLEEYGKKGWLAALIEVNISNLAGVPSIIYGLLALGLFVQDWNLGESILTAGLTLSLLILPVIVVATREAIKAIPNSLREAAYALGASKWQVIWDHLLPYSLGSILTGIIVALSRAIGETAPLITIGALTFIAFLPDPPFKSEFPYISFAWLKAPFTVMPIQMFNWVSRPQAAFQANAAAAGAVLVVMTLLMNGVAIYLRYRLRKGLKW; encoded by the coding sequence ATGACAAATTTAAAACTGGAAGACATTAAGGAGAATATCAAACGCCGTCAGATAGCAAGTCAGATTTTTGCCATTGTAGGGCTGTTGTTGATTTTCTTTGCCCTATTTACCCTCTTGGCCTTGACGGTGAAAATGTTTATAGACGGCTTGCCCCGCCTCAGCTGGAAGTTTTTTACCAGTTTTCCTAGCAGGAGGGCGGAGGAGGCCGGCATTCTTTCTGCCTGGGTGGGTACGGCCGTGGTAATGTTGATGACGGCTGTGTTTGCTATTCCCATCGGCGTGGCTTCTGGGATATACCTGGAGGAGTACGGCAAAAAAGGCTGGCTGGCGGCACTGATTGAGGTCAACATCAGTAACCTGGCAGGGGTGCCCTCTATCATATATGGGCTTTTGGCTTTGGGGCTATTTGTGCAGGATTGGAATCTAGGAGAAAGTATACTGACGGCGGGGTTGACCCTGTCTTTGTTGATTCTGCCAGTAATAGTGGTAGCCACTAGGGAAGCCATTAAGGCCATTCCTAACAGTCTGCGAGAAGCGGCCTACGCCCTAGGCGCCAGCAAGTGGCAGGTGATTTGGGATCATCTCCTTCCCTATTCCCTGGGTAGCATCCTAACTGGGATAATAGTAGCTCTATCCCGTGCCATTGGCGAAACTGCACCCCTCATCACCATCGGGGCTTTGACCTTTATCGCCTTTCTACCAGATCCTCCCTTCAAATCAGAATTTCCCTATATCTCCTTTGCCTGGCTAAAGGCTCCCTTCACCGTGATGCCTATACAAATGTTTAACTGGGTATCGCGACCTCAAGCAGCTTTCCAAGCAAACGCCGCAGCCGCAGGGGCAGTATTGGTAGTCATGACTCTCCTGATGAATGGTGTCGCCATTTATCTCCGTTATAGGCTCAGAAAAGGTCTCAAGTGGTAG
- the pstB gene encoding phosphate ABC transporter ATP-binding protein, giving the protein MVEQEQGQSMVSERPPVVAEVVDLNFFYGGFHALKNINFYIPANKVTALIGPSGCGKTTLLRCFNRMHDLYPGNRYEGGILVNGENIISPKVDPIEVRMRISMVFQKPNPFPKSIYENVAYGLRVRGIKDKSYIDQKVEEALRGAALWDEVKDRLHESAYALSGGQQQRLCIARAIVTDPEIVLFDEPTSALDPIATRSIEELMVSLKEKVTIIIVTHSMQQAARFSDYTAFMYMGELIEFNDTKTIFNNASHPQTQEYISGKIG; this is encoded by the coding sequence ATGGTAGAACAAGAACAAGGACAATCCATGGTGTCCGAAAGGCCTCCCGTAGTAGCAGAGGTGGTGGACTTAAATTTCTTTTATGGCGGCTTTCATGCCCTGAAAAACATCAACTTCTATATTCCCGCTAATAAAGTCACTGCCCTCATTGGCCCCTCCGGCTGTGGAAAGACCACACTACTTAGATGCTTCAATCGAATGCATGACCTATACCCGGGCAACCGCTATGAAGGGGGCATCCTAGTAAATGGTGAGAATATCATCTCCCCCAAGGTGGACCCCATAGAGGTGAGGATGCGCATTTCAATGGTATTCCAGAAGCCGAATCCCTTCCCCAAGTCCATCTACGAAAATGTGGCCTATGGCCTAAGAGTCAGGGGAATTAAAGATAAAAGTTACATTGACCAAAAAGTGGAAGAAGCCCTGAGGGGAGCAGCCCTGTGGGATGAGGTAAAGGACAGATTGCACGAGTCGGCATATGCCCTTTCCGGGGGACAACAGCAAAGGTTGTGTATCGCTAGGGCTATAGTAACAGATCCGGAAATCGTTTTGTTTGATGAGCCGACCTCTGCGTTGGACCCCATCGCCACCAGAAGCATTGAAGAGTTAATGGTCTCCCTCAAGGAAAAGGTGACAATCATTATTGTAACCCACAGCATGCAACAAGCAGCCCGTTTCTCTGACTATACCGCCTTCATGTATATGGGAGAACTGATTGAATTCAACGACACCAAGACCATCTTCAACAATGCCTCCCACCCCCAAACCCAGGAGTACATCAGTGGTAAGATAGGCTAA
- the pstC gene encoding phosphate ABC transporter permease subunit PstC, giving the protein MAKSETVFSFTKVSASRRIRDIKEKAIEVVLFLAACVSVLTTVGIIFLLIEESFLFFQKVSLWEFITGTEWTPLFAEPRYGIWALLSGTITTSAIALVVSVPMGTIIAIYLSEFAPPGIREICKPILELLAAIPTVVYGYFALLFVTPLLQKVFPELPGFNMLSAGIVMGLMIVPLVSSLSEDAMRAVPVALREGSFAMGATKLQTAIRVVFPAAISGIVASYILAASRAVGETMIVAVAAGLQPNFTFNPFKSAATVTAYIVQVSLGDLPRGTLEHQTIFAAGLALFVMTLVLNIIGYMLAKRYREIY; this is encoded by the coding sequence ATGGCAAAGTCGGAAACTGTATTTTCGTTTACAAAAGTCTCGGCCAGCAGGAGAATTAGAGACATAAAAGAAAAGGCCATAGAAGTAGTACTGTTTTTGGCGGCCTGTGTCTCGGTTTTGACCACTGTTGGCATTATTTTTCTCCTGATAGAGGAGTCGTTTTTATTCTTCCAAAAAGTATCTTTGTGGGAATTCATAACGGGCACGGAGTGGACACCCCTTTTTGCTGAGCCCCGTTACGGCATTTGGGCCCTGTTGTCAGGCACTATCACCACCTCCGCCATAGCCCTGGTGGTTTCAGTCCCCATGGGCACCATAATAGCTATCTACCTGAGTGAGTTCGCCCCGCCAGGAATAAGGGAAATTTGTAAGCCAATACTGGAATTGTTGGCGGCAATTCCCACTGTGGTTTATGGTTATTTTGCCCTCCTGTTTGTAACTCCATTGTTGCAGAAAGTGTTCCCGGAACTGCCAGGGTTTAATATGCTAAGTGCAGGAATAGTAATGGGGTTGATGATCGTGCCTCTGGTAAGTTCCCTGAGTGAGGACGCCATGAGGGCAGTGCCAGTGGCTCTGAGGGAGGGGTCTTTTGCCATGGGAGCAACTAAACTACAAACGGCAATAAGGGTTGTATTCCCGGCCGCCATCTCCGGTATTGTTGCTTCCTACATCCTGGCGGCATCCCGGGCAGTGGGGGAGACAATGATTGTGGCAGTGGCCGCAGGGTTACAACCGAACTTCACCTTTAACCCCTTCAAGTCAGCAGCCACCGTCACCGCATACATAGTACAGGTGTCCTTGGGGGACTTGCCTCGTGGGACTTTGGAGCACCAGACCATCTTCGCCGCAGGCTTGGCCCTGTTTGTGATGACTCTGGTCCTGAACATTATAGGCTACATGTTAGCTAAACGCTATCGTGAAATTTACTAG
- a CDS encoding PstS family phosphate ABC transporter substrate-binding protein, which yields MKTKSRMMGVVAATATAVALAVGVMQKEADSQGAKTIKIDGSSTVFPITEAVAEEFQKQKKGSVRVTVGVSGTGGGFEKFCSSNPGVRTDISNASRPIKKEEIEACQKSGVEFIELPVAYDALTVVVNKNNKAIDSITVEELRTIWSKESQQKGIKRWNQVNPKWPNAEFKLYGPGLDSGTYDYFKEAVLGKNNDIRSDFTPSEDDNVLVQGVARDPNGMGYFGFAYYEENTDKLKALAIVNPETKKPVLPSAQNVLNGSYKPLSRPLYIYVSKASANKPEVKEFVKFYLQNAAKLSRQVGYVPLPAEDYRKAQARFDKGEVGRVPLRAGL from the coding sequence ATGAAAACCAAAAGCAGGATGATGGGTGTTGTAGCGGCTACCGCCACCGCAGTGGCCCTGGCGGTGGGTGTGATGCAAAAAGAAGCTGACTCTCAGGGGGCAAAAACCATCAAAATCGACGGGTCTAGCACCGTATTCCCCATAACCGAGGCAGTGGCGGAAGAATTCCAAAAACAGAAAAAAGGCAGCGTTAGGGTGACAGTGGGGGTATCTGGCACCGGTGGGGGTTTTGAAAAATTCTGCAGCAGTAACCCTGGTGTGAGAACAGATATTTCAAACGCCTCCCGTCCCATAAAGAAAGAAGAAATAGAAGCCTGTCAAAAATCTGGGGTAGAATTCATAGAATTGCCTGTGGCATACGACGCTCTGACGGTAGTGGTTAATAAAAACAATAAGGCCATCGACTCTATTACCGTTGAAGAATTGAGAACTATTTGGAGTAAGGAAAGCCAACAAAAAGGCATAAAAAGATGGAATCAGGTCAACCCCAAATGGCCCAATGCCGAGTTTAAACTCTATGGTCCGGGTTTAGACTCCGGCACTTACGACTACTTCAAGGAAGCCGTTCTGGGCAAAAACAATGACATCAGAAGCGACTTCACCCCCAGCGAAGATGATAACGTGTTAGTACAAGGGGTGGCCAGAGACCCCAACGGGATGGGCTATTTCGGTTTCGCCTACTATGAGGAAAACACCGATAAACTGAAAGCCCTAGCCATTGTCAACCCAGAAACCAAGAAACCAGTATTGCCAAGCGCTCAGAACGTACTAAACGGCAGCTACAAGCCCCTGTCCCGTCCTCTGTATATCTACGTGAGCAAAGCCTCTGCCAACAAGCCAGAAGTGAAAGAATTTGTAAAATTCTACCTCCAGAATGCCGCTAAGTTGTCCAGACAGGTAGGATATGTGCCCTTGCCGGCAGAAGACTACAGGAAAGCCCAAGCCCGTTTCGACAAGGGAGAAGTTGGCAGAGTTCCTCTAAGGGCCGGCCTGTAG
- a CDS encoding glycosyltransferase family 2 protein: MVASSPPQLSIIVPCYNEAENIPLLFSRLTEVLASLQVTYEIICVNDGSEDNSLQVLLEYHKRDPRIKVINLSRNFGKEIALTAGLDYANGKAVIPIDADLQDPPELIVELVARWQEGYDVVNATRKSRRGESWLKRKTAEWFYAIISRISNIPIPPNTGDYRLLDRKVVEALKLIPERNRFMKGLFAWVGYKQTTIYFDRLPRHGGKTSFNWWKLWNFAIDGITSFSSVPLKIWSYLGLFISLISFLYGLFIVVKTIVFGVDVPGYASTIVAILFLGGIQLISLGVIGEYLARMYEEVKQRPLYLIRDTYGFDEEGQF; encoded by the coding sequence ATGGTTGCATCTTCCCCCCCACAGTTGTCCATAATTGTACCCTGTTACAATGAGGCAGAAAATATTCCCCTCCTTTTCTCCCGTCTGACGGAAGTTTTAGCCTCTCTCCAGGTCACCTATGAGATAATCTGTGTCAATGATGGCAGTGAGGACAATAGCCTGCAAGTACTACTTGAATACCATAAAAGGGATCCCCGAATCAAGGTTATAAACCTATCTCGTAACTTTGGTAAGGAAATTGCCTTGACTGCCGGTTTGGATTATGCCAATGGTAAGGCGGTAATACCTATTGACGCGGATTTACAAGATCCCCCAGAATTGATTGTAGAACTGGTAGCCAGGTGGCAGGAGGGCTATGATGTAGTCAATGCCACCCGTAAATCCCGTAGGGGAGAATCTTGGCTGAAACGGAAAACAGCAGAGTGGTTTTATGCCATCATTAGCAGAATTAGCAACATCCCCATCCCCCCCAATACCGGCGATTATCGTCTGTTGGACAGGAAGGTGGTGGAGGCCCTTAAACTAATTCCCGAAAGGAACCGCTTTATGAAAGGTTTGTTCGCTTGGGTAGGGTACAAGCAGACGACAATTTATTTTGACCGATTACCACGCCATGGAGGAAAGACCAGCTTTAATTGGTGGAAATTGTGGAATTTTGCCATAGACGGCATTACCTCCTTCAGTTCAGTTCCTCTTAAAATCTGGAGTTATTTGGGATTATTTATATCTTTAATTTCATTTCTATACGGCTTATTTATAGTCGTAAAAACTATTGTTTTCGGAGTGGACGTACCCGGCTATGCCTCCACAATTGTTGCTATTTTGTTCCTGGGGGGCATTCAATTAATTTCCCTGGGGGTGATAGGAGAATACTTGGCAAGAATGTATGAGGAAGTTAAACAAAGACCACTTTATCTAATCCGCGACACCTATGGCTTTGATGAAGAAGGACAATTTTAA
- a CDS encoding long-chain fatty acid--CoA ligase — MSNKTTPDYFSLNYLGQLWDLLPEYAGTTLALWAPHLQPEVKLNYTQLAEKIKQFAAALQSLGVAAGEKVSLIADNSPRWLIADQGIIVNGSVDAVRSSQAEREELLYIIEHSDSIALVVEDEATLNKLRPEIEKYPLRFVVILFGKKPEYEAQPVYDFEEFLQIGATHDFIPPDIHKDCLATLIYTSGTTGKPKGVMLSHRNLLHQVCYLEHIIQPRIGDRVLTLLPSWHSYERAAEYFLFSRGCTLIYTSIRHFKQDLKQYKPHHMVGVPRLWESVYDGIQKQFKEKSPLQQKIINFFLRASEKYHQGKRLEKGLDLQKLQPTPLERLKGKLQALLYYPLHKLGDRLVYSKIREGVGGCVKTWVSGGGSLAVHIDNFFQIVGIPLIVGYGLTETSPVTNARRLHRNIVGSAGQPLPETEIQIVHPETHQPLPPGEKGLIWIRGTQVMQGYYKNPTATAKAINEEGWFDSGDLGWVTPMNDLVITGRAKDTIVLSNGENIEPQPLEDACLRSPYIHQIMIVGQDQKHLGALIVPDLEAIKQWAKSQNLNLNLPSPNATREEILNSDLYSTPVLNLFKQELNREIKNRPGYRPDDRIAVFEFIVEPFSVANGMMTQTLKIKRAVVTSHYQDIIDSMFSK, encoded by the coding sequence ATGAGCAATAAGACTACCCCTGATTATTTTTCTCTCAATTATCTTGGACAATTGTGGGATTTATTGCCCGAATACGCCGGTACAACCCTGGCCTTGTGGGCTCCACATCTTCAACCAGAAGTGAAATTAAACTATACCCAACTGGCAGAGAAAATAAAACAATTTGCAGCTGCCTTACAATCTCTAGGGGTTGCGGCAGGGGAAAAAGTCTCTCTAATAGCCGATAATAGCCCCCGTTGGTTGATAGCAGATCAGGGGATAATTGTCAATGGGAGTGTAGATGCAGTACGTTCGTCCCAGGCAGAAAGAGAGGAATTGCTGTACATAATAGAACACAGTGATAGTATAGCCCTGGTGGTAGAAGATGAGGCAACCCTCAACAAACTACGCCCAGAAATAGAAAAATACCCCCTAAGGTTTGTTGTGATTTTATTTGGCAAGAAGCCAGAATATGAAGCCCAGCCAGTGTACGATTTTGAGGAATTCCTGCAAATAGGTGCAACTCATGACTTTATTCCCCCCGACATCCATAAAGACTGCCTGGCAACCCTGATATACACCTCCGGCACCACAGGAAAACCAAAGGGGGTAATGTTGTCCCACCGCAACCTCCTACACCAGGTATGCTATCTGGAGCATATCATCCAGCCTAGGATAGGAGATAGAGTGTTAACTCTCCTGCCTAGTTGGCATTCCTACGAGAGGGCAGCAGAATACTTTCTATTCTCCAGAGGCTGTACCCTAATATACACCAGCATCCGCCATTTTAAACAGGACCTAAAACAGTATAAACCCCATCACATGGTAGGAGTGCCCCGTTTGTGGGAGTCAGTATACGACGGGATACAAAAACAATTCAAAGAAAAGAGCCCCCTACAACAAAAGATAATAAACTTCTTCCTAAGAGCATCAGAAAAATACCACCAGGGGAAACGTCTGGAAAAAGGTTTAGACTTACAAAAATTGCAACCAACCCCCCTAGAAAGACTAAAAGGAAAATTACAGGCACTATTATACTATCCCCTCCATAAACTAGGAGACAGGTTGGTGTATAGTAAGATAAGAGAGGGGGTAGGGGGGTGTGTAAAAACCTGGGTAAGCGGAGGGGGCTCATTAGCCGTACACATAGACAACTTCTTCCAAATAGTAGGCATTCCTCTGATTGTGGGCTACGGCTTGACAGAAACCTCCCCCGTCACCAATGCCCGTCGTCTCCATCGTAACATCGTTGGCTCTGCTGGACAACCACTGCCAGAAACAGAAATCCAAATTGTTCATCCCGAAACCCACCAACCTCTCCCTCCCGGCGAGAAGGGCTTGATCTGGATTCGAGGGACCCAAGTAATGCAGGGGTACTATAAAAACCCCACGGCCACTGCTAAGGCAATTAACGAGGAGGGATGGTTTGACAGTGGGGACCTAGGGTGGGTAACGCCTATGAATGATCTGGTGATTACGGGAAGAGCCAAGGACACAATAGTACTAAGCAACGGGGAGAACATTGAACCTCAGCCGTTGGAGGATGCCTGTCTCCGTAGTCCCTACATCCACCAAATAATGATAGTAGGGCAGGACCAAAAGCATCTAGGGGCATTGATAGTACCAGACTTAGAGGCAATTAAACAGTGGGCAAAATCCCAGAATCTGAATCTCAACCTGCCTTCCCCCAACGCCACCAGGGAGGAAATACTCAATAGTGACTTGTATAGTACTCCAGTATTGAACCTGTTTAAACAGGAATTGAATCGGGAAATCAAAAATCGCCCTGGCTACCGCCCAGACGACCGTATTGCCGTATTTGAATTCATTGTAGAGCCCTTTTCGGTGGCTAATGGCATGATGACACAAACCCTGAAGATTAAAAGGGCTGTTGTAACTAGCCACTATCAGGATATTATTGATTCCATGTTTAGCAAGTAA
- a CDS encoding histidine triad nucleotide-binding protein, translating into MSDTVFGKIIRREIPADIVYEDDLCIAIKDINPQAPTHILVIPKKPIPRLDNAEKEDESLLGHLLLTVKKVAATANLTNGYRVVINNGQDGGQTVEHLHIHILGGRQMKWPPG; encoded by the coding sequence ATGAGTGATACAGTTTTTGGGAAAATCATCCGCAGAGAAATACCAGCAGACATAGTGTACGAAGACGATTTGTGCATAGCCATAAAAGATATCAACCCCCAGGCACCAACCCATATTCTGGTGATTCCCAAAAAGCCTATCCCCCGTCTAGACAACGCAGAAAAGGAAGATGAGAGTCTACTGGGGCATTTGTTGTTGACGGTGAAAAAAGTGGCAGCAACAGCTAACCTCACCAATGGCTATAGGGTGGTAATCAACAATGGCCAAGATGGGGGCCAAACGGTAGAGCACCTCCACATACACATTCTAGGAGGTAGACAGATGAAATGGCCTCCTGGTTGA
- a CDS encoding ABC transporter substrate-binding protein: protein MDLLGIFAKVKYTIFRRIIPLFFCLIIIGGCGGGNLNVDGGENVTKIVLWHGINPPENREIFNKLLAEFNQANPDIEVEALYIGQPDEQLPKIIAAIVGNQPPDILWYVPQLTGKLVELQAIKPLQDWWNNLPIKDEIDPVMLPTMELDGDIWSVPFATNNTAVFYRPSLFKEAGITKLPTTWEEFKQVAKQLTKDANNDGIAEQNGVLLAVGKGEFTVFVWLPFIFSANGEIVSANNQPTLTNPGIEKALSLGRELVEEKVAILSAPDRGYELDNFIAGKVAMQITGPWTLAQLNQSGIDYDVFPLPVIEKPATVLGGENLFVFKTTPEREKAALKFLEYILSEDFQKKWAISTGYLPINIKAQQSTEYQEFLRQNPVIKVFLEQMKYAKSRPIIADYPLISENLGRAIESVLLGKMSAKQALEEAQKRVYLESNT from the coding sequence ATGGATTTACTTGGGATTTTTGCTAAGGTAAAATACACCATTTTTAGGAGAATCATTCCTCTATTTTTTTGTCTGATTATTATAGGGGGTTGTGGTGGGGGAAACTTAAACGTTGACGGAGGTGAAAACGTCACTAAGATAGTTTTATGGCATGGCATTAACCCTCCGGAGAATAGAGAAATATTTAACAAGTTACTGGCGGAATTTAATCAAGCAAACCCAGATATAGAGGTGGAGGCATTATACATTGGGCAACCGGATGAGCAATTGCCTAAAATAATTGCGGCCATCGTGGGAAATCAACCTCCGGATATTCTTTGGTATGTGCCTCAATTGACGGGAAAACTAGTGGAGTTACAGGCTATAAAACCCCTACAAGATTGGTGGAATAATTTGCCGATAAAAGATGAAATCGACCCCGTTATGCTGCCAACTATGGAATTAGATGGAGATATTTGGTCGGTTCCCTTTGCCACCAATAACACTGCCGTTTTCTATCGTCCAAGTCTGTTTAAGGAGGCTGGCATAACAAAATTGCCTACCACCTGGGAGGAATTTAAACAAGTGGCAAAACAGCTAACTAAAGACGCCAACAACGATGGCATTGCTGAGCAAAATGGGGTTCTATTAGCAGTAGGCAAGGGAGAATTTACAGTCTTTGTTTGGCTACCTTTTATTTTCAGCGCTAATGGAGAAATTGTTAGTGCCAACAACCAGCCTACTTTGACCAATCCAGGAATAGAAAAAGCCTTATCTTTGGGGAGGGAATTAGTAGAGGAGAAGGTGGCAATTTTGTCGGCACCAGACAGGGGATACGAGTTGGACAATTTTATTGCCGGCAAGGTGGCAATGCAAATCACAGGGCCTTGGACTTTGGCACAATTAAATCAAAGTGGTATTGACTACGATGTTTTTCCCCTGCCAGTGATTGAAAAACCTGCCACGGTTTTGGGGGGAGAAAATCTGTTTGTTTTTAAAACCACTCCCGAAAGAGAAAAGGCTGCCCTCAAATTCCTCGAATATATTCTAAGTGAGGATTTCCAGAAAAAATGGGCTATCTCTACAGGCTATCTCCCCATTAATATCAAGGCTCAACAAAGTACAGAATACCAGGAATTTTTGAGACAAAATCCAGTAATAAAGGTATTTTTAGAACAAATGAAATATGCCAAATCCCGGCCTATTATAGCTGATTACCCCCTGATTTCTGAAAATTTAGGCAGGGCAATAGAATCTGTTTTACTAGGAAAAATGTCCGCTAAACAGGCCCTGGAAGAGGCACAAAAAAGAGTATACCTGGAGTCTAACACCTAA